From Apium graveolens cultivar Ventura chromosome 9, ASM990537v1, whole genome shotgun sequence, the proteins below share one genomic window:
- the LOC141684746 gene encoding cytochrome c1-2, heme protein, mitochondrial-like isoform X1 yields the protein MAGGRTLQQLLKARLQFQSTALPVLSSLMAKNDKEGSACLKSLRAFALLGAGASGFLGFATIASADEAEHGLECPDYPWPHSGILSSYDHASIRRGHQVYQQVCASCHSMSLIAYRDLVGVAYTEEETKAMAGEIEVVDGPNDEGEMFTRPGKLSDHFPSPYPNEQAARFANGGAYPPDLSVITKARHNGQNYIFALLTGYREPPAGVSVREGLHYNPYFPGGAIAMPKMLNDGAVEYEDGVPATEAQMGKDVVTFLAWAAEPEMEERKLLGFKWILVLSLAFIAAGYQRRMRWSIYKSRKLVLDVIN from the exons GCCCTTCCAGTTTTGTCATCTCTCATGGCAAAGAATGACAAAGAAGGAAGTGCTTGCCTGAAGTCACTAAGAGCATTTGCACTCCTTGGAGCAGGTGCATCGGGGTTTTTGGGTTTTGCAACAATAGCATCTGCTGATGAGGCTGAACATGGTTTAGAATGTCCAGATTATCCGTGGCCTCACAGCGGTATTCTCAGTTCATATGATCATGCTTC GATTCGCCGTGGTCACCAGGTCTACCAACAAGTCTGTGCATCCTGCCATTCAATGTCCTTGATTGCATATCGTGACTTGGTTGGTGTAGCATACACGGAGGAGGAAACTAAGGCCATGGCTGGTGAGATTGAGGTGGTTGATGGACCTAATGATGAGGGTGAAATGTTTACACGTCCTGGAAAACTAAGTGATCATTTTCCTAGTCCGTACCCAAATGAGCAAGCAGCTAGATTTGCGAATGGAGGGGCCTATCCTCCAGATTTAAGTGTTATTACCAAA GCTCGTCATAATGGCCAGAACTACATTTTTGCCCTTTTAACTGGTTACCGTGAACCTCCTGCTGGAGTTTCT GTCCGAGAAGGACTGCATTATAATCCTTACTTTCCTGGGGGAGCTATTGCTATGCCTAAAATGCTTAATGATGGTGCTGTTGAGTACGAAGATGGCGTCCCTGCAACTGAAGCTCAG ATGGGAAAAGATGTCGTGACCTTTTTGGCATGGGCTGCAGAACCAGAAATGGAAGAGAGGAAACTG TTGGGATTTAAGTGGATTCTTGTACTCTCTCTGGCATTCATTGCAGCAGGTTACCAAAGACGCATGAGGTGGTCCATTTACAAGTCTCGTAAACTTGTGCTTGATGTTATCAATTAA
- the LOC141684746 gene encoding cytochrome c1-2, heme protein, mitochondrial-like isoform X2: MAKNDKEGSACLKSLRAFALLGAGASGFLGFATIASADEAEHGLECPDYPWPHSGILSSYDHASIRRGHQVYQQVCASCHSMSLIAYRDLVGVAYTEEETKAMAGEIEVVDGPNDEGEMFTRPGKLSDHFPSPYPNEQAARFANGGAYPPDLSVITKARHNGQNYIFALLTGYREPPAGVSVREGLHYNPYFPGGAIAMPKMLNDGAVEYEDGVPATEAQMGKDVVTFLAWAAEPEMEERKLLGFKWILVLSLAFIAAGYQRRMRWSIYKSRKLVLDVIN, encoded by the exons ATGGCAAAGAATGACAAAGAAGGAAGTGCTTGCCTGAAGTCACTAAGAGCATTTGCACTCCTTGGAGCAGGTGCATCGGGGTTTTTGGGTTTTGCAACAATAGCATCTGCTGATGAGGCTGAACATGGTTTAGAATGTCCAGATTATCCGTGGCCTCACAGCGGTATTCTCAGTTCATATGATCATGCTTC GATTCGCCGTGGTCACCAGGTCTACCAACAAGTCTGTGCATCCTGCCATTCAATGTCCTTGATTGCATATCGTGACTTGGTTGGTGTAGCATACACGGAGGAGGAAACTAAGGCCATGGCTGGTGAGATTGAGGTGGTTGATGGACCTAATGATGAGGGTGAAATGTTTACACGTCCTGGAAAACTAAGTGATCATTTTCCTAGTCCGTACCCAAATGAGCAAGCAGCTAGATTTGCGAATGGAGGGGCCTATCCTCCAGATTTAAGTGTTATTACCAAA GCTCGTCATAATGGCCAGAACTACATTTTTGCCCTTTTAACTGGTTACCGTGAACCTCCTGCTGGAGTTTCT GTCCGAGAAGGACTGCATTATAATCCTTACTTTCCTGGGGGAGCTATTGCTATGCCTAAAATGCTTAATGATGGTGCTGTTGAGTACGAAGATGGCGTCCCTGCAACTGAAGCTCAG ATGGGAAAAGATGTCGTGACCTTTTTGGCATGGGCTGCAGAACCAGAAATGGAAGAGAGGAAACTG TTGGGATTTAAGTGGATTCTTGTACTCTCTCTGGCATTCATTGCAGCAGGTTACCAAAGACGCATGAGGTGGTCCATTTACAAGTCTCGTAAACTTGTGCTTGATGTTATCAATTAA